GCGCCTGAATTGGGTCTCCGTCCAGATACGCCTGCAGGTCCTGGGCCAGGGCATGGGCTGAGTCATAGCGGCGATGAGGCGCTTTTTCAAGGCATTTCAGGGTGATGGTTTCAAGATCCACCGGAATTCCAGGCAGATGTTTGCGCAACGGGATGGGTTCGCGAGAGATGACCTGGAGCATCACGCCCATGGCCGTGGTGCCGTCAAATGGCGGTTGCCCTGAAAGCAGGTCATAAAGCGTGGCACCGAGACTGTAGACATCAGAGCGGCGGTCCACCTGTTTGATTTCACCTCGGGCCTGTTCTGGCGACATGTAAGAAGGTGTCCCCATAATAAACCCGGTTTGGGTCAGGCCGTCATTGGCGCCCATATCGCGGGCCAGCCCGAAATCCATCACAAAAGGGCGATAGCGGCCATCTTCAAGCTGTTCGACCATGATGTTGGCCGGTTTGATATCCCGATGAATGATTCCCTGACGATGAGCGGCTTGCAGCGCCTGAGCCACATCCCGAATCACCGTCACTTTCTGTTCAATGGTCATTTCCGCCTGGGCATCGCGCAGGGAAGGTCCATTGATAAATTGCATGGCGATAAAGGGATTTCCATCCACCTGGCCGACTTCATAGACTTTGCAGATATGTTCGTGGTCAATTTGAGCCTGGGCGCGGGCTTCCTGGGTAAAGCGCTGTACTTGCCGGGGGTCGCTGCCGCGGATGAATTTGAGTGCCACCACGCGGTTCAATCGTCGGTCACGGGCTTTGTAGACCACACCCATTCCGCCGTGGCCGAGCAGTTGCAGAAATTCATAATGCTCCAGTTTTTCGACCGGGAACCCGTCGGTGTTGATTGGCAACAACCGATGTGAGCCAGACAGGGGGATAGTTTCGGCATGGGCCAGATGGTTGTCTGCGGAGTTGCCCAGGGTGGGATTATTGGTTTCGGCTTCAATGGCCAGTGATTCAACCGTTGCCTGATTGAGGCGTCCTTCACGAACCAGATAATCAATGCGCTCACTCCAAACCGGAAGTCCCTCAAAAGTGATGGCGTGGCCGATGGAATCTTCCAGTGCGCGCAGATCTCCCTGACTAATCAACCCTTTGGCAACTGCATGTTGTAGAATCCATTCTTCTTGCTCTTTGTGCAGCATGGCGACCTGCCTGTGTGAGTCGTGGTCAGAGTGTCCCCAGTTCTGGACAAAAGATCATCATTTCTTTAATCTTGCAGGAGTTCCGCAAGAAGTTCCATGATTTTTTCATTGACGACAAATATCTTTAAATAAATAACTTAAATCAATATTGATCCTGAGGGCAATGTCTCTTATAAAGTCGCATTTCAACCAATGATCAACGGTGGAAGGAAGTCTCCATGACGCAGAATCACTATTTCCCAGATGTCCAACCGTCAGCTCCAGAACAACGCTTGAGCCGGGATATCCCGTTGACCGAGGCTGACATCAAGAGTTTTGAGCGATTTTACCAGGATTTTCTGGGGAAGCGGCCAGAAGATCGAATGGCTTTTCTCAAGGCTCTTTCGATCTACCGGCGAGGTGACTTGCGTGAATATGTCCATGATGCCGTAGTCTTTCATAACCGATTTAAACAATTGATGCCAAGCATTAAACAGCGGGATTTATTGTTGAGCTTCCCGACCGTGACCCGCAATGTTCACAATTTGATCTTTGATTTCTCGGAAAGTTACGGAGGGATCACTGGCCAAACCAATGTTTCGATGGCCAAAACCCAGGTAACTGAGCATTTGGATGCCACTGAGATGTTCCGATTGGATCTGGATAAGGCGCTGGAGACCATGCCCTCGGTGTTGCCCGATGATCAGGCCCTGATGGCTGGTTTTATCGGGAAACTCAAACAGGGACTTCCCGCCACCGAAACCTTCCGCTTTTTGATTGTGATTTTAGCTGATCATGCCTTCCTTGGGGTCATTCCAGGGTATGAACGGGGAAGTACCCTTGTCGTCGGAAAAATTCGTGAGTTTCTTGAACGCACCTTTGGCGCCCGGATGGAAGACCATATTGTTGAGTTCTTTGTGGTGGGCGGCGGCTACTTACGAGGCGATGGCGATGCGGTGGTGCTTGGCGGCCACAATTCAATTTTTGACCCACAATTTGCCGAGCCCACCAACCCTGTGGTTCAGGACTTTCATCACCGGTTTCTGGATATGAAGTTCCATCTGGCCCAGCAAATCCTGACCACTGAGTTTCCGGGGCTGAAAGTCCGATTCCAGCTTTAAGTCCTTGGAGTGCGGTGGCTTGACACCGCTTTCAAATTCCCAAAGCGGTGTCAAGCCACCGCACTCCACAAATTCCACACTCATTTCTTGTGACGCCTCGATCAATTCAACGCTATCTGCCAGGGTTTTATATTGTGTTTGGCCTGGGGTACATCGGCTACTGGATGATGGTGTACCCAAAATCTCCATTATTGTTTCTGGTGCTTGCTTTGCTTCTGACCTTGATGGGGGTGTGGCGGTTGCTCCGAACCCGACGTCCGGTGGGTGTCAAACCTGAATCAATCCACGTGGTGGTTGGTGACGAGGATGAATGAGCAACAGCAAGTAGCGAATTAGTCAGTACCACCTGCGTGAGCGGGTGGGCAGGAAGCACGTAAATCTCTATGTCAATCAATTCTTTACCACTCAACCTGGCTGAATGTCTCGATACCCTGGTCACCAATGTTGGTGACGGCAGTCTGGTGGATGCCAGCGGAGAGCAAAAAATTTGGCTTACCCGGGCGTTCTGGCAGGCGCTCCAGGCGAGTACTATCCAGTCTCTGGCCGGAGATCACGGAAAATCGGTGCTCTATACCATTGGGCGCTACTGGGGGGAGCGCTCCTTCCCGGCACTGCAGCAGCAATTCATGGGTGAGTCAACCGGCGCGGGGAAAGGCGATCCTAAGGGAAAAAGGGCGTTGATCAAAGCCTGTGATGCGCTGTGGAGTGAGGGGGGCTGGGGACATTGTGATCTGGTGTACGTGTATGGACTGACACTGGTGACCTTTTATCATTCACCGGTGGCATTAAGTTTGGAACCAACACCGGAGCCGGTTGACTGGGTGATTGCCGGAATGCTGGCCGGGGTGTTTTCGGTTTTTGAAGGGATTCGACTGGAGGCAATTGAACTGTATTGCCGGGCCAGCGGCGCCGAATATTGCCAGTTTGTCATTGGTTCAGAAGAGACCACGGCCAGGGTGCGCAAACTGCTGGTTCCGGGTATTTCCCCATCAAACCTGCTCCAACGTCTTCGCGAAGATCATCAGCCGTTGTCTGGCCATAATCAGGAGGAGACCAACCTGTGATTGCTGATTTGCCAACCCTTAATTTTGAACCCCGAGCCTGGCGTGAATGGATAACCCTGGACCCAGAAACCGATGGGATGACTTCAATCAACGGCGACCCGCTCGCAATAGCCGGTTCAGACTTCATGCTGGCCTTGCTCCAGGCATCTGAAACCCTGGGGGACCAGGTGCCGGGCGGTTGGCTCTATGAAGTCGGGGTTGATTGGGGACAGCGGCACTGCCTTGAGCTTGAACGAGTGGTACAGGTTGATCGAGGTCATCCCGTCCAGGTTTCAGCCATGGCGCTGCCGATTTTTATCTCAAGGCTGAACCAATCGCTGGCGGAACTTGGGTTGGGGAAAGTCGAAGTAATTGAAGAGCAAGGACATGCCTTTGTAGTCGTCCAATCTTCTCCAGTGGCGGTGGCGGTCAAAGAGGCGCACCACCCCATCTGCCACCTGTATGCTGGATTTCTGGCCGGAGTGTTTGGACAGGCAGCCCAGATAGACCTCGCCTGTATTGAAATTGGTTGCCAGGCCGTCGGGGAAGGTCAATGCCGGTTTTTCATTGGAAGTCAAATTAAGATTGATCTGGTGGCATCCTGGTTGAAATCAGGGAAGACCATGGTGGAGATTCGCTATCATCTGGGCGAACAACTCGGTGCGACAGCTCAATAACCGGCTGCGAGCCTGGCAGGACAGGGGGCTGATTTGATCATTCATTTCGGGAGAATTCACAGAAATGTCCACCAAGATCTATCGGGAAACTCAAGAAGCTGCCCAGTTGCTGGAGACATTGCGCGGTCGTCGGACCCCAGCGATCCAACCGGCTACTCGTGAAGAACTGGAACTGGTGATTGAACAGTTACGGCGTCCTTCCCGGTCGCCGCGTACCACCATGGTGGTCTCACCTGTGTCACCTGGAACAGGCGAAACTGAAGAGCCAACCGGCCCGGCCACCACCACCGTAACCCTTGAACCCCAGTCTGATTGTCTCACTGAATCCGCGACTGATGCTTCCCCAGATACAGGATCCGTTGCCCCGCCATCATTGACCCCGCCGACAGCAACCGTCATACGCCAGATTGAATCGGTGGCTGATTTCTTTCGTCGGATGGTTCTGAGTTCAAAAGCATCGGGCTGAAAAATCCTCGGGCTCAGGGCTGAAGAAATTGGGCTGAAGAATTGGTTTGGTTTCATCCCTCATCCTTCACCCTCATCCCTTCCTTTGCTCCGAGCTTGCGAGACTTCAGCCCCAAGCCCTGAGCCCTGGTTTTTTCAGTCCAATATCTTCAGGAACGACCTATGCCAAAAACAATTGCCGTGGTGAGTATAAAAGGTGGCGTTGGAAAAACCACGACCTGCATCAACTTAGCTGCATACACCGCGGCGATGGGGGTAAAGGTTTTGCTCCTTGATCTGGATCCACAAAATGGCTGTCTGTATGGAATGGGATTGGAAGTTCGTCCAGGGCACAGTTTGAAGGACGCTATCCTGAATCAGGTTTCTCCGGAAAAAACACTGACGTCCACCAATCGCCCGGAACTCAATGTTCTGTTGAATGGATTTTTTGAGACGGGCGAGGAACTTGAAGCCTTTCAGGCGGCCTTTGAGAAGGATGCCCACTTGCTGGATACCTTATTGACGACCTTGACCAGAGAGGGAGACTTTACTCCGGATTTGATTCTAATTGACTGTCCCGCCGGAGTGAGCGCCCTCACCATCAATGCCCTGGTAACATCGGATTCGGTCATTCTCCCCATGCAATGCGAGCCATTGAGTTTGCGGACATTGCCGCAGATGCTTCGTTCGGTGGCTTCAGTCAAATCCAGGTACAATCCGCGACTGGTGGTCGAGGGAGTCCTGACCACGATGTTTGATCCACGTCAGGAAGCGAAATTCGGAGTTGCCCAGCAGGTGTGGACTGATTTTCCCGAAGACATGGTTTTTGAAACCGTCATTCCCCGTCACGATCAACTGGTCGAGTCGTTTGCGATTGGGGCGCCGGCCATTGATATTTCAGCCCGTTCGGTTGGATCACAGGCATATATCCAGCTTGGGCGGGAATTGATCATGCGCTTGCCGGAAGAACAGGGCTGAAGAAAGTGGGATGAAGAACTGGTTTTATTTCATCCCTCATCCTTCATCCCTCATCCCTTCAATTGCTCCGAGCTTGCGAGTCTTTAGCCCGACTTCTTCAGCCCGAAGTCTTCCGCCCCAACTATGTCAGAAACTCTTGCCAAGTTTGCCACTCAGGCCGCAAGATACCAGCTACGTCCAGTTTTCCCCGCACAATTGTTTTATCGCAGTTTTTTGATCCGCAGGGAGCCCGGCATTCGCGAGGAATTTGTGCCAGTCCAGAATCAACGAGTGCTGAAACGTTCACATCAGATCATGCGATAGGGCCAGGGAAATGCAGCAACACGATAGAAGTAATTGTTATGACAGAAAGTACGAAACGACAAAAGCAATCCAGGATGGACGCGCCGACAGGACAGGGTGACCCAGAACCCAGTTCTGAGAGTGGGACCGTTCCAGCGAAAAAAACTGAGGGGGCGGAAGCTTCATCTGAAGATGTTCCGGCTCCGACAACCAGCGAACTCTGGGGTGACACGACAACTCCAATTCCTCAACTCCCACCCCGCCGCAGAGAAGCCGCCGGTGACCCACGCCTCGGGGTTGAAGAGGTGTACGAGCCGCTCGTTGATCTTTTTGACGAGGGCGAGTACATCCTCTTGATCGCGGAAATCCCCGGCGTGAGTTTGGAACAGGTTTCAATTAAACAATTTGAAGATATTTTATTGCTTTCCGCCAAAGCCAGTGATCGCAAATATCGCCAGGAGATTGTTCTTCCGACCCCGATCAATTTAGCCGAACGCGACATCAGCCTGCACCATGGAGTGTTGCAAGTGAAGCTTCCGAAAAAACGGTAATTCAGGATGACAAGATGACAGACTGACACGGTGGCAAGGTGATCTGAGTTCATTTCCTATCTTTCATCCCTCATCCCTTCCGAAACCCCTGAACCTGTTGATTTGACATCCTTTCTGGCTGATGAAGTACATCAGCCAGTTCCTAAAAACAGCCACACTATCAAAAAACTGAACCTTCTCTTCAAAAACAGATGGTTCAGGCCCAATTCCCAGACCCAATTCCTTTCCAAATGATGGTATATTGAGCGGCACTTACCATCTGGATCAGTCCATAATCTTGATTGTTACGGTGATTGAAAGCGCAGACTGGCGCGGTCCTGGTTGACCAGCTTGCGTCAGTGTGCGGTGCGCGTGGGATGTTTTTATGTCCACTGAACCAAACCTGGAAATCCTGACGCTTGAATTACGTGCCGCCGAAGCTCTTTCTCGGGATGTAGGTCGAGGAATAGCCCGTTTGGATCCAGCAGATATGGACCTTTTGGGCGCTGTAACCGGCGATATTCTTGAGATTTTCGGGAAACGGCGAACGGTTGCCAAAGTGATGCCGGCCTTTAAAGAACACCGTGGGCAACAGGTGCTGCAGATTGATGGCATTATCCGTGACAATGCCGGCATTTCGCTCAATGATAAAGTGATTGTCCAGGTTACTCATCCACAGTTGGCAACTTTTGTACAGTTGACACCGGTTTCAACGGCGCCCCGCCGACAGGCGTATAACAGCTACATTGGAAAATTGATTGATGGCCTGGCCGTGATTGAAGGAGATCGGATCCGGGCCACGATGTTTGGCGCCCGGTTTCAGGAATTTAAAGTGAATCGAACCGAGCCAAAAGGGGTGGTTTTGATCCATCCGGCAACCGGATTTTCACTGACGGATCCCAAGTTTCAGGTGGCTGGAACCGTCGAAAAACAAGCGAAAATCGCGTATGAAGACATTGGCGGATTACGTCGTGAAGTCGAGCGGTTGCGGGAACTCATTGAGTTTCCGCTCCGGCATCCAGTGATTTTTGAACGGCTGGGAATTGAACCACTTCGCGGATTGCTGCTCAGTGGTCCTCCTGGGGTTGGGAAAACACTGATTGCCCGGGTGATTGCCCAGGAAACCAATGCCCATTTTATTTCAATCAACGGCCCGGAACTGATTCACAAATTTTATGGCGAATCTGATGTCAGGCTCCGGCAGGTTTTTGAAGAAGCCACCCGGAATCAGCCGGCCATCATTTTTATTGATGAAATTGATGCCGTTGCCCCCAAGCGGGAACTCATTTACAGCGAAATTGAAAAACGAGTCATCGGCCAGCTCATGACGTTGATGGATGGGCTTCGGGATCGAGGGCAGATTATCGTGATTGGGGCCACCAATGTGCCCCATACGATTAACCCGGCTTTGCGCCGACCTGGACGGTTTGACCGCGAAATTCGACTTGGGATTCCCAATGTTTCGGGTCGCAAGGAAATTCTTGAAATACATTCGCGCGGAATGCCACTGAGTTCAGAGGTCAATCTCAACGAACTGGCCAGTATGACCCGTGGGTTTGTCGGCGCCGATTTGCACAGTTTATGTCGCGAAGCGGCCATGTCGGCACTCAGGCGTACCATTCTGGCCGTTCCAGATATGGACCCCGGACTCATTGAAGAACAACTGGCCCGAATTCGGGTCCTGATGGAAGATTTTCACCAGGCGATGAAACTGGTTGAGCCTTCAGGTTTGCGGGGCATTGTGGTTGAGGCGCCGGAAGTGAACTGGGCCCAGGTCGGAGGACTCGATCAGGTTCGCTCGGAACTCACGCGGGCGGTTTTGTTTCCACTCCTGCACGCTGAAGCCTTCAACCGACTTGGCGTGCGTCCAACGCGGGGTGTGTTGCTGACCGGACCTCCAGGGAGTGGGAAAACACTGGTGGCGCGAGCCTTAGCCCATGAAGGTGGTACCAATTTTATTTCGGTGCGGAGTTCTGAGTTGATTGTGCGGTATACAACCGAATCAGAGCGCGTGATTGAGGATATTTTCCGTCAGGCTCGTCAGGCTGTCCCATGCATTGTCTTCATTGATGAAATTGATCTCTTGATGCCTGGCCCTAATGGGTATCGTTCGTCCGATACGGCGATTCAGGAACGGATTCTGGCCCAGCTTTTGACCGAACTGGATGGGATTGAAGAACTGAGCGGAATTATTGTCATTGCCGCAACCAACCGACTTGACCGGATTGATATCGCACTTCGCCGGCCTGGACGATTTGACGTGGTGCAGCAAATTCCACTCCCTGATGTTGATGGACTCAAAGCAATTCTTGAAGTGTATCTCGAAGGACGTCCACTCAATGTTGATGTTGATATCAGTGCACTGGCTCATCAGGCCCAGGGAATGACTGGTGCTGATATCGAAGCCGCCTGCCGGTTGGCCGCCACCCAAACCATTGAACAGGCAACTTCCTTTGAAAATTTTCCCAATAGTGTTACCCCACTTTGTTTTACGCACCCAATTCTGAGTGAAGCTATTGAGTCGGTGCGCCGGATGCGGTACAACAAGCAAACTTTTTTTGATCCTTCATCCGGAACTGGCTCGCCATAACTTGAATGATTCCGACACTTCTCAATAATCGCTACCAAGTCGTTCAATCCCTCAGCGGTGGTGGGTACAGCCACACGTTTTTGGCGGAAGATACCCATTTGCCGTCAAATCGCCGATGTGTCATCAAGCAACTCAAGCCCCTCTCCACTGATCCGGATACCTACCGCATTATTCAGGAACGCTTTCAACGGGAAGCGGCTGTCCTGGAGGCATTGGGCAAACAAAACGACCAGATTCCTGAACTGTATGCCTCGTTTACTGAAAACGGGCAGTTTTATATGGTTGAGGAATGGGTTGAAGGCAAAACCTTGACCCAAATTGTCCGCGAACGGGGCGCCTTTAGCGAAAATGAAGTTCGCGACCTGCTGGTCCACTTGCTGCCGGTTTTAGATTTCATTCATACCCAGCGGATTATCCACCGCGATATCAAGCCCGATAACATCATCATCCGCAATCGCGACGGCAAACCAGTCTTGATTGATTTCGGAGTCGTCAAAGAAGTCATTGACGTGGACGCGCTTGGAAACCCAACCAGTACCATCATGATTGGAACAAAAGGGTTTATGCCGCTCGAACAGGCGGCGGGAAAGCCGGTGTACGCCAGCGATATCTATGGCCTGGGCATGACGTCAATTTGTTTGCTTACCGCCCGAACTCCACAACATTTGACCGATCCTGAAACCGGCGAAATGGTCTGGTATCGCTACGCACCACATTTGACGCCGACCTTTGCGCATATCCTCAAGCGATCAACCGAACAACTTCCCCGTGACCGGTTTTCCTCAGCGCGTGAAATGCTCGAAGCCCTGACGCATGGGACAGGTTCTTCTCCGATGCGCACCACGGCGTCGCATGCGGCATTTGATCCCAAAACCTTGCCCACTACGGTGACCAATTCCAACATGGCCAGCTTTCCGTTCGTGACCGTCACGGTTGATCAGAATGCGGTCATCACCCGGTTGCCTGAGACGCACGGCAGTGTGTTTCAAGAAGAAATTGTTGATGGACTCGATATTGAACTGGTGGCAATCGCGGGAAACACCTTTTTGATGGGAACTGACGACTTCGGCATCGAGCGGGTGACCCAGGAATATGAACGCTATGGCATCAAATCCCCTGGAGTCGTGAAACAGCTTCGGAGCGAAACCCCGCAGCATTTTGTAACCGTGGCCCCGTTTATGATGAGCCGATATCAAATTACCCAGGCTCAATGGCGCATGGTGGCCAGTTTCCCACGAGTCAATATTGATTTGAATCCCGATCCTTCATTTTTTAAGGGCGATGACCGTCCGGTGGAACAGGTGTCGTGGGAAGACGCCGTCGAATTTTGTGTTCGATTGGGCCGTCGAACTGGACGCAGCTACCGGTTACCCAGCGAAGCGGAATGGGAATATGCCTGTCGTGCCGGTACCACCTCGCCCTTTGCCTTTGGAGAAACCATCACCACCGATCTGGTGAATTATGATGGGAATTTTCCATATGGGAATGCTCCCAAAGGACTGGAGCGCCGCCAGACGATCTTTGTCGGAAGCCTGGGGTTTGCCAATGCTTTTGGGCTTTCAGATATGCATGGCAATGTGTGGGAGTGGTGTCTGGATGTCTGGCATTTTAACTACATTCGGGCACCTGAGGATGGCGCTGCCTGGACAACCGGCGGGGATCCACAATATCGAGTGGTCCGGGGTGGTTCGTGGAACAGCTTCGGGTATTTGTGCCGATCTGGTCTGCGGTTCCGCAACAGCCCGGTTAACCGCTACAACAACCTCGGCTTTCGGATTGTGCTTGATTTTGGACAGATTCCGACCCGATGGTGACTTTTTGAGCGAGTAGCGAACAAAAAGCGAGTAGC
This genomic stretch from Acidobacteriota bacterium harbors:
- a CDS encoding ParA family protein; translation: MPKTIAVVSIKGGVGKTTTCINLAAYTAAMGVKVLLLDLDPQNGCLYGMGLEVRPGHSLKDAILNQVSPEKTLTSTNRPELNVLLNGFFETGEELEAFQAAFEKDAHLLDTLLTTLTREGDFTPDLILIDCPAGVSALTINALVTSDSVILPMQCEPLSLRTLPQMLRSVASVKSRYNPRLVVEGVLTTMFDPRQEAKFGVAQQVWTDFPEDMVFETVIPRHDQLVESFAIGAPAIDISARSVGSQAYIQLGRELIMRLPEEQG
- a CDS encoding Hsp20/alpha crystallin family protein, which codes for MTESTKRQKQSRMDAPTGQGDPEPSSESGTVPAKKTEGAEASSEDVPAPTTSELWGDTTTPIPQLPPRRREAAGDPRLGVEEVYEPLVDLFDEGEYILLIAEIPGVSLEQVSIKQFEDILLLSAKASDRKYRQEIVLPTPINLAERDISLHHGVLQVKLPKKR
- a CDS encoding AAA family ATPase; protein product: MSTEPNLEILTLELRAAEALSRDVGRGIARLDPADMDLLGAVTGDILEIFGKRRTVAKVMPAFKEHRGQQVLQIDGIIRDNAGISLNDKVIVQVTHPQLATFVQLTPVSTAPRRQAYNSYIGKLIDGLAVIEGDRIRATMFGARFQEFKVNRTEPKGVVLIHPATGFSLTDPKFQVAGTVEKQAKIAYEDIGGLRREVERLRELIEFPLRHPVIFERLGIEPLRGLLLSGPPGVGKTLIARVIAQETNAHFISINGPELIHKFYGESDVRLRQVFEEATRNQPAIIFIDEIDAVAPKRELIYSEIEKRVIGQLMTLMDGLRDRGQIIVIGATNVPHTINPALRRPGRFDREIRLGIPNVSGRKEILEIHSRGMPLSSEVNLNELASMTRGFVGADLHSLCREAAMSALRRTILAVPDMDPGLIEEQLARIRVLMEDFHQAMKLVEPSGLRGIVVEAPEVNWAQVGGLDQVRSELTRAVLFPLLHAEAFNRLGVRPTRGVLLTGPPGSGKTLVARALAHEGGTNFISVRSSELIVRYTTESERVIEDIFRQARQAVPCIVFIDEIDLLMPGPNGYRSSDTAIQERILAQLLTELDGIEELSGIIVIAATNRLDRIDIALRRPGRFDVVQQIPLPDVDGLKAILEVYLEGRPLNVDVDISALAHQAQGMTGADIEAACRLAATQTIEQATSFENFPNSVTPLCFTHPILSEAIESVRRMRYNKQTFFDPSSGTGSP
- a CDS encoding SUMF1/EgtB/PvdO family nonheme iron enzyme, which encodes MIPTLLNNRYQVVQSLSGGGYSHTFLAEDTHLPSNRRCVIKQLKPLSTDPDTYRIIQERFQREAAVLEALGKQNDQIPELYASFTENGQFYMVEEWVEGKTLTQIVRERGAFSENEVRDLLVHLLPVLDFIHTQRIIHRDIKPDNIIIRNRDGKPVLIDFGVVKEVIDVDALGNPTSTIMIGTKGFMPLEQAAGKPVYASDIYGLGMTSICLLTARTPQHLTDPETGEMVWYRYAPHLTPTFAHILKRSTEQLPRDRFSSAREMLEALTHGTGSSPMRTTASHAAFDPKTLPTTVTNSNMASFPFVTVTVDQNAVITRLPETHGSVFQEEIVDGLDIELVAIAGNTFLMGTDDFGIERVTQEYERYGIKSPGVVKQLRSETPQHFVTVAPFMMSRYQITQAQWRMVASFPRVNIDLNPDPSFFKGDDRPVEQVSWEDAVEFCVRLGRRTGRSYRLPSEAEWEYACRAGTTSPFAFGETITTDLVNYDGNFPYGNAPKGLERRQTIFVGSLGFANAFGLSDMHGNVWEWCLDVWHFNYIRAPEDGAAWTTGGDPQYRVVRGGSWNSFGYLCRSGLRFRNSPVNRYNNLGFRIVLDFGQIPTRW